Proteins co-encoded in one Amblyraja radiata isolate CabotCenter1 chromosome 24, sAmbRad1.1.pri, whole genome shotgun sequence genomic window:
- the LOC116986768 gene encoding alpha-1,3-mannosyl-glycoprotein 4-beta-N-acetylglucosaminyltransferase C-like — MTTWKAPAAMRCYWKRSVTTLGFSLFLCLLVYICTKDDEEESALKMEERRLAKEIAVQQLYSERNVQNFRELVNFSSPINVTYQYLAGYPLLKKKYITVGLSSVKRKRGNYLLETLKSIFKQSTNEELTEMVVVVHMADFDMLWNMQVVQDISTKFAHHIISGHLIIIHAPEQHYPPLTGLKRNYNDPADRVTFRSKQNVDYAFLLNFCANVSDYYIMLEDDVQCSHSFLTAIKKVLASKEGSYWVTLEFSKLGYIGKLYHSTDLPRLAHFLLMFYQEMPCDWLLSHFRNLLTQKNVIRFKPSLFQHIGYYSSFRGTENRLKDDDFEEDFFDVPDNPPATISTSLKVFENYDPSKAYSNSDEYFWGKSPSTGDFFTIVFMKPMNITRIHIVTGSEDRHGDVLHSGIVEVGKNPKLTQKGKDCIEYVKLKEFQNGQFDQKDVGNIINFTVECVRIFVTESQSDWLIIRSISIWAKQATSL; from the exons ATGACAACTTGGAAAGCTCCTGCTGCAATGAGATGCTACTGGAAGCGATCAGTAACTACTCTTGGTTTTTCCCTGTTCCTTTGCTTGCTTGTGTATATTTGCACAAAGGATGATGAAGAAGAGAGTGCACTG AAAATGGAAGAAAGGCGATTGGCCAAAGAAATAGCCGTGCAGCAGCTGTACTCCGAGAGGAACGTGCAGAACTTCAGGGAGCTGGTCAATTTCTCTTCCCCCattaacgtcacctatcaatattTGGCAGGGTACCCTTTGTTAAAAAAAA AATACATCACAGTAGGATTGTCTTCTGTGAAACGGAAGCGAGGAAATTACCTTCTTGAGACACTTAAGTCCATCTTCAAGCAGTCTACTAATGAAGAGCTCACCGAGATGGTGGTGGTCGTCCACATGGCTGACTTTGACATGCTGTGGAATATGCAAGTGGTGCAGGACATCTCTACAAAATTTGCCCACCACATAATCTCTGGCCACTTGATCATCATTCATGCCCCTGAACAGCACTACCCACCGCTAACAGGCCTGAAAAGAAATTATAATGACCCTGCTGATCGTGTGACATTCAGGTCAAAACAAAATGTTGACTATGCTTTCCTGCTCAACTTTTGTGCAAATGTATCTGATTATTACATAATGCTGGAAGATGATGTTCAATGTTCCCACTCTTTCCTAACTGCAATTAAGAAAGTCCTTGCTTCAAAAGAGGGCTCCTACTGGGTGACCTTGGAATTTTCCAAGCTGGGCTACATTGGAAAACTTTACCATTCAACTGACCTTCCTAGACTGGCCCACTTTCTTCTGATGTTTTACCAAGAGATGCCATGTGACTGGTTACTAAGTCATTTCCGAAACCTTCTCACACAAAAAAATGTCATTCGTTTTAAGCCTTCCTTGTTCCAACACATCGGATACTATTCATCTTTCAGGGGTACGGAAAATAGGTTAAAGGACGATGACTTTGAAGAAGACTTCTTTGATGTTCCTGACAACCCGCCAGCAACAATCTCCACTAGCCTCAAAGTTTTTGAAAACTATGACCCCAGCAAAGCCTACAGTAATAGTGATGAGTACTTCTGGGGAAAATCACCCAGCACTGGGGATTTCTTCACCATTGTGTTCATGAAGCCGATGAACATCACCAGAATTCACATAGTCACTGGCTCAGAAGATAGACATGGTGATGTTCTTCATTCTGGGATCGTTGAAGTTGGAAAGAATCCAAAATTGACACAAAAGGGGAAAGATTGCATAGAATATGTTAAACTAAAGGAGTTTCAAAATGGACAGTTTGACCAAAAAGATGTAGGTAACATTATAAACTTCACCGTAGAATGTGTACGGATATTTGTGACAGAAAGCCAAAGCGACTGGCTTATTATTCGTAGTATTAGTATTTGGGCAAAGCAAGCCACCTCACTATGA